The Aspergillus chevalieri M1 DNA, chromosome 5, nearly complete sequence genome includes a region encoding these proteins:
- a CDS encoding 60S ribosomal protein eL19 (COG:J;~EggNog:ENOG410QDSB;~InterPro:IPR039547,IPR015972,IPR035970,IPR023638, IPR033935,IPR000196;~PFAM:PF01280;~go_component: GO:0005840 - ribosome [Evidence IEA];~go_component: GO:0022625 - cytosolic large ribosomal subunit [Evidence IEA];~go_function: GO:0003723 - RNA binding [Evidence IEA];~go_function: GO:0003735 - structural constituent of ribosome [Evidence IEA];~go_process: GO:0006412 - translation [Evidence IEA]) yields MISNQLRLLVGKPNHPVYLKLLTGNSTRSRVQRTPSANDRRYADIKMVNLRTQKRLAASVVGCGKRKIWLDPNEMNEISNANSRQTVRKLVSDGLIIRKPVTMHSRARARELNEARRIGRNRGLGKRKGTKEARMPSHILWMRRMRVLRRLLVRYRASGKIDKHLYHELYHLSKGNTFKHKRALIEHIQRAKAERLRERTLKEEMDAKRAKNKALRERRQERVESKRNAQAQGQE; encoded by the exons ATGATCTCCAACCAGTTGCGGCTCTTAGTCGGGAAGC ctaatcacccggtgTATCTCAAACTCCTCACTGGGAATTCTACCCGTAGTCGAGTGCAACGAACACCATCCGCCAACGACCGTCGATACGCCGACATCAAGAT GGTCAACCTTCGCACCCAGAAGCGCCTCGCCGCCTCCGTGGTGGGCTGCGGCAAGCGCAAGATTTGGCTCGACCCTAATGAGATGAACGAGATCTCCAACGCCAACTCCCGCCAGACCGTCCGCAAGCTCGTCAGCGATGGCCTCATCATCCGCAAGCCCGTGACCATGCACTCCCGTGCTCGCGCCCGTGAGCTCAACGAGGCCCGCAGAATCGGCAGAAACCGCGGCCTGGGTAAGCGTAAGGGTACCAAGGAGGCCCGTATGCCCAG CCACATCCTCTGGATGCGCCGCATGCGTGTTCTCCGTCGCCTGCTCGTCCGCTACCGTGCCTCTGGCAAGATCGACAAGCACCTCTACCACGAGCTCTACCACCTGAGCAAGGGTAACACCTTCAAGCACAAGCGCGCTCTCATCGAGCAC ATCCAAAGGGCTAAGGCTGAGAGACTCCGTGAGCGTACTCTCAAGGAGGAGATGGACGCTAAGCGTGCCAAGAACAAGGCTCTCCGTGAAAGACGGCAGGAGCGTGTCGAGTCCAAGCGCAACGCCCAGGCTCAGGGACAGGAGTAA
- a CDS encoding uncharacterized protein (COG:S;~EggNog:ENOG410Q1A4;~TransMembrane:1 (o175-198i)), which yields MSSPSVVFNRGLRCAKVKRVSIPVSVPSASPGPLSPLASTSFPLLATPSPQASSALSGAYSTPSTFSIRPSTLLGPPEKIHPTISLTPEVQVTSPPNVGVLPPTPVASATSSTGSKTETDTSTPTVDSRVFGASHSASSSISTTPSATTTAGTGSVGDSSTQKTDGSNKDNLPRVIVGSILGVLGFIAFVALICFLLLRRRRRMYGDTKSLSSNGKLSRIDRSSVPTLTSWEPRHRSVFSFHSPPSGQSPPNRLQPTPTPELTPPKPTLFHNPFSKSTEACIEAQLDHRGTPPNPFADPTFQNNNKNTRLSPTWKQVRLSKPNIIEWQPQGQNSLVTPRSLYGSDHSLGSTIILPGRNSSVGSLQVINYRLSSPSATSPRIIDLSTRRVSAKSARSARSDPFDLEVPMDAVHTRA from the coding sequence ATGTCGAGTCCTTCGGTCGTCTTCAATCGCGGCTTGAGATGTGCCAAAGTTAAACGAGTTTCTATTCCAGTGTCTGTTCCATCAGCATCGCCGGGGCCATTGTCACCGTTAGCCTCGACTTCATTTCCTCTACTCGCAACTCCATCGCCACAGGCATCTTCGGCATTATCGGGGGCGTATTCAACACCCTCGACTTTCTCCATTAGGCCGTCGACGTTGCTCGGCCCTCCGGAGAAGATCCACCCGACCATCTCGCTGACTCCGGAGGTTCAAGTCACTTCTCCCCCGAATGTTGGTGTTTTACCTCCCACGCCAGTGGCATCAGCGACCTCGTCTACGGGTTCGAAGACGGAGACAGATACGTCAACGCCTACTGTCGATTCTAGGGTATTCGGGGCCTCTCACAGTGCATCATCTTCAATTAGCACAACACCCTCAGCAACGACAACAGCAGGGACAGGATCCGTTGGAGACAGTTCAACTCAGAAAACAGACGGATCCAACAAAGATAACCTCCCCCGCGTAATAGTCGGGAGCATACTGGGTGTGCTTGGTTTCATCGCATTTGTTGCTTTAATATGTTTTCTTCTACTCCGGCGCCGGCGACGGATGTATGGCGATACCAAAAGTCTAAGCTCGAATGGGAAGCTCTCGCGAATTGACCGGAGTTCTGTTCCCACATTGACCAGTTGGGAACCGCGTCACCGTTCAGTGTTCTCTTTCCACAGTCCACCATCCGGGCAATCACCGCCCAACCGTCTACAACCTACGCCTACACCTGAACTGACACCTCCGAAACCAACCCTCTTCCACAACCCATTCTCCAAGTCCACGGAAGCCTGCATCGAGGCACAACTCGACCACCGGGGTACCCCCCCGAACCCCTTCGCAGACCCAACCTTCCAAAATAACAACAAAAATACCCGCCTCAGTCCAACATGGAAACAAGTCCGCCTCTCAAAACCAAACATCATCGAATGGCAACCACAAGGACAAAACAGCCTCGTCACCCCGCGCTCCCTCTACGGCAGCGACCACAGTCTGGGCAGTACAATCATCCTGCCTGGCCGGAATAGCTCCGTTGGCAGTCTACAGGTGATAAACTACCGGTTATCGAGTCCTAGCGCAACATCTCCACGAATAATTGACTTATCAACGAGAAGGGTTAGTGCGAAGAGTGCACGGAGCGCAAGGAGTGATCCATTTGATTTGGAGGTTCCCATGGATGCGGTGCACACGCGGGCATAA
- a CDS encoding putative translational activator (COG:J;~EggNog:ENOG410QDSB;~InterPro:IPR016024,IPR011989,IPR033173,IPR021133, IPR034085,IPR022716;~PFAM:PF12074,PF13513;~go_function: GO:0019887 - protein kinase regulator activity [Evidence IEA];~go_function: GO:0019901 - protein kinase binding [Evidence IEA];~go_function: GO:0043022 - ribosome binding [Evidence IEA];~go_process: GO:0006417 - regulation of translation [Evidence IEA];~go_process: GO:0033674 - positive regulation of kinase activity [Evidence IEA]) — MDDFPWQEVKSGDLESLQVLISSSSTARRVRALQELRDRAGTELSQGSHQDLLELLFRTYPLYVDRPSRHAVQECLRSLLKAQPPTDSTNDVEYLIRRLKTETSKPGLAATSAFVLVEWCSVLLQHLMESETPLEPVLDIIAADAKALEICLSANPKASVVQSALRVTRRALRAVFRSTKGDDAVRQSVSRLTSDSTTGQKNAPFLGVICGVSARLAAQKPVLEEQKKAITAFYAKELIGSRSAVPSHIANGLSDFFASFMTYEDVETELIPPFEKAILRAPEVSLGGLIPALCAALPEQIDLSDILLCRLLKHLVSSLKSNNPAIRQGAVSSFQSLLAKSKAEGSLLKIVSEVVSPLKTQKITNPDHRAVFAQSLAAMLPSVALSTEVVQGLVPVFARESNEPALEQEIKAFSKHLAFLVKSAVKVNDDVINTIVKGSSDKRIPFRKLWQLNVGEVLWETDSTTQASSEVQPLVSKFIGKMKDMFNEVASNPVPSAQNGALSTAYVYLALLERTGSDSSTLETTVAQSMVLNPKPSFLLNPRAYVKLASQAEVQWAVRALAAVASSSKFEAAEHAAKVAWAEAFIYAITSPGLHTNFREQSACTLSDVYLKKPATTGRIVIDGLWAWILSFRTSEKESAPVSAGPGSEGLLHLVTRAICPPASSLEEGHASELRTQLVELLILCRPEMIPRSAWIPLCLRTGTDPGDLVRELPDEFMKQLSRVHEDPVQSKVPQIDAAIWSAAADLAFVAPDTMIPQLVEQIKDDLSAERLSKFTPTDAAIARTPEGTMFVDVLSNKTRQLDKNTKDYDTLKWEEELRAQLAERKGQTQKKLKPEEQAKVKAQLAQEAKIREEVLYEVKRIERGAGIIQGLATGPATDVEGWINPAVSSLLGLMEANAGMFVGDVVSKAYVSCAEKLSTRLATLRQFVGVATLRAIGRTYLPPEMEVEPLGELIARILYRVRFASEQRPLEEASLAYLLPLVFQILNRNGIEEKEEGEGEQVLLALEVLSFHSSSFSDNRLPRVEVLKHLISAMQRYSQHYKLIKDTLFDLCRCISANIGQEELQALLEGAIVSDVSVRTSVLQAINAEIDLTDLDFSEHIWLACHDHVEENVDVAETIWEENALEVDDSSYGKLIPYLASKDSQLRGAAARGLAHAIELDPSKFAGILSELQAKYEDETRPKEPEKDKYGMPKKMDTTDIWEFRSGIALAFGAMTNGFEGDQIVSFLRFLIERGPLIDRSSTVRDQMAESGRSVIALRGQQKVEELMQLLETTLETSDKATQQSDLLNEAVVVLYGSLARHLKAEDPRLQTVLKKLLATLPTPAESVQSAVANCLPPLIRLSASETSGYVQEMLDQLIQTKNYATQRGAAYGLAAIVSGRGISTLREFQIMSHLKEATENKKEPHQRQGAVLAYELFATILGRTFEPYVIQIVPQLLTLFGDMSIDVREACLDAAKACFANLSSYGVKKILPTLLDGLDDTQWRSQKGACELLGAMAYLDPQQLATSLPEIIPPLTVVLNDTHKEVRNAANRSLQRFGEVISNPEIKSLVNVLLKALSDPTKHTDEALDSLIKVSFVHYLDAPSLALVVRILERGLGDRSATKRKSAQIIGSLAHLTERKDLITHLPIIVSGLQLAIVDPVPTTRATGSKALGSLIEKLGEDALPDLIPNLMATLKSDTGAGDRFGSAQALSEVLAGLGTTRLEETLPTILQNVSSSKATVREGFMTLFIFLPACFGNSFATYLNKIIPPILSGLADDVDSIRDTSLRAGRLLVKNFSSKAIDLLLPELERGLADDSYRIRLSSVELVGDLLFSITGISGKAEAEEEEEEATQAGQSLLEVLGAERRDKVLSALFICRCDTSGLVKSAAMAVWKALVASPKTLKDMVPALSQLIIRRLGSSNMEHKVIASNALGDLIKKAGESVLATLLPSLEEGLRTSPDVDVKQGICIALRELITSASVDALEDYEKVLISTVRVALVDNDEDVREAAAEAFDALQQILGKKAVDQVLPYLLHLLRNDEDAEQALSALLTLLTEQTRANIILPNLIPTLLTPPISAFNARAIASLAQVASSAMTRRLPTILNSLMDGMISTEDDEHRQELSNAFDTVLVSVDEYDGLNVMMNVMISLLKHDDHKRRANAALHLDKFFSDASLDYSRYHQDLIRVLLISFGDSDADVVKAAWTALSGLTKHMRKEEMEVLAIPTRQIVRQVGVPGSDLPGFSLPKGITAILPIFLQGLLNGTVDQRTQAALGIGDIIDRTNANALKAFVTQITGPLIRVVSERSVDIKCAIFFTLNKLLEKIPLAVKPFLPQLQRTFARGLADTTSETLRNRAAKGLGILITLTPRVDPLIAELITGSKTPDVGVKNAMMKALQEVVGKAGSNMSEASKNAILGLIDADTSDQTDSVAITNAKLLGALVKVLPAATAGPLIKNRVLVPQPSHASVLGLNALLVESPSSLIENFGAETQAAICQGLSHQDTFIADNSVLALGKYLLVEDEHRSFEANKTVFEALASCIKPGIPSDTRRLALVVIRTVSRLHPELTRPHLALLAQPIFACVRDLVIPVKLAAEAAFLSIFSVEESESAVFDKYMAGAGAELPPGPKRSMSDYFKRVALRLATQARERKEAEGGHGGLGLSNDEMDDEKEVWSIGKVDLGEAAFDE; from the exons ATGGACGACTTCCCATGGCAAGAGGTGAAATCCGGAGACCTGGAGAGTCTACAGGTTCTGATCTCTTCGAGTTCGACTGCTCGCAGAGTTCGTGCTCTCCAGGAACTTCGCGATAGAGCCG GAACTGAATTATCGCAAGGATCTCATCAAGATTTATTAGAACTACTTTTTAGAACATATCCCCTCTATGTCGATCGTCCATCGCGTCACGCCGTCCAAGAATGCCTCCGCTCGCTCCTCAAGGCCCAACCGCCGACCGATAGCACCAACGATGTGGAGTATCTTATTCGGAGATTGAAGACGGAGACTTCCAAGCCCGGGTTAGCAGCTACGTCTGCGTTTGTGCTGGTGGAATGGTGTTCGGTGTTGCTACAGCATTTGATGGAGTCCGAGACGCCGCTGGAACCTGTGTTGGATATCATCGCCGCGGATGCGAAGGCGCTGGAAATCTGTCTCTCTGCGAATCCTAAAGCGAGCGTTGTACAGTCGGCACTCAGGGTTACGAGACGTGCTTTGCGTGCGGTGTTCAGGTCAACCAAGGGCGACGATGCCGTCCGTCAGTCTGTCAGCCGATTGACCAGTGACTCGACAACCGGACAGAAGAATGCGCCTTTCCTGGGTGTGATTTGCGGAGTCAGCGCTCGTCTTGCAGCCCAGAAGCCGGTCTtggaggagcagaagaaggctATCACTGCATTCTACGCCAAGGAGTTGATTGGATCCCGGTCAGCGGTCCCGTCCCATATCGCCAATGGCCTGTCGGATTTCTTTGCATCGTTCATGACCTACGAGGATGTAGAGACTGAGTTGATCCCACCATTCGAGAAGGCGATTCTAAGAGCTCCGGAAGTGTCCCTCGGGGGTTTAATCCCAGCCCTCTGTGCTGCCTTGCCAGAGCAGATCGATCTGTCAGACATTTTGTTGTGCCGGCTCTTGAAGCATCTTGTCTCGAGCTTGAAGTCGAACAATCCCGCGATTCGACAGGGTGCTGTGAGCTCTTTCCAGTCCTTGCTCGCCAAATCCAAGGCCGAGGGTTCGCTTCTGAAAATCGTGAGCGAGGTCGTCAGTCCTCTGAAGACCCAGAAAATTACCAACCCGGATCACCGTGCCGTGTTTGCCCAATCACTTGCTGCTATGCTACCTTCCGTTGCTCTTTCAACCGAAGTTGTCCAAGGCCTTGTTCCCGTTTTTGCTCGTGAGTCCAACGAGCCTGCTCTGGAACAAGAAATCAAGGCGTTTAGCAAGCACCTTGCTTTCCTGGTCAAGTCTGCAGTCAAGGTCAACGATGACGTGATTAACACCATCGTGAAGGGCTCTTCAGATAAGCGAATTCCTTTCCGGAAGCTCTGGCAACTTAATGTTGGAGAAGTGCTTTGGGAGACCGATTCGACGACCCAGGCTAGCTCTGAGGTCCAGCCACTCGTTTCCAAGTTCATCGGCAAAATGAAAGATATGTTCAACGAGGTGGCTTCCAACCCTGTGCCATCTGCCCAAAACGGCGCCCTGTCGACAGCCTACGTTTATCTGGCTCTCTTGGAGCGCACAGGTTCTGACAGTTCTACTTTGGAAACGACAGTGGCTCAGTCGATGGTCCTAAACCCCAAACCGTCGTTCCTCCTTAATCCCAGGGCCTACGTGAAACTGGCTTCCCAAGCCGAAGTCCAATGGGCCGTGAGGGCacttgctgctgttgcttcTAGCTCCAAGTTCGAAGCTGCAGAGCACGCGGCCAAGGTCgcatgggccgaagcctttaTTTATGCAATCACTTCACCTGGACTCCACACCAACTTCAGAGAGCAGTCCGCCTGTACGTTGTCGGATGTCTATCTCAAGAAACCGGCAACAACTGGCCGCATCGTCATCGACGGTCTCTGGGCTTGGATTCTGTCTTTCAGAACTTCTGAGAAGGAATCGGCTCCCGTCTCTGCAGGGCCAGGAAGTGAAGGTCTTCTGCACCTTGTGACCCGAGCTATCTGCCCGCCGGCATCCAGTCTTGAAGAAGGCCATGCTTCTGAACTGAGAACTCAACTTGTTGAGCTCCTCATCTTATGTCGCCCAGAGATGATTCCTAGATCTGCATGGATTCCTTTGTGCTTGAGGACTGGCACGGACCCTGGTGATCTCGTTCGTGAGCTTCCTGACGAGTTCATGAAGCAGTTGAGCCGCGTGCATGAG GACCCTGTGCAATCTAAGGTGCCCCAAATCGATGCGGCAATCTGGAGCGCAGCAGCAGACTTGGCATTCGTCGCGCCTGACACCATGATTCCTCAGCTTGTCGAGCAGATCAAGGATGATCTCAGCGCCGAGCGCCTGTCCAAATTCACGCCGACAGATGCTGCCATTGCGCGCACTCCCGAAGGAACAATGTTTGTCGATGTCCTCAGCAACAAGACAAGGCAGCTTGacaagaacaccaaggactACGACACCCTGAAATGGGAGGAAGAGCTCCGAGCGCAACTTGCTGAGAGGAAGGGTCAGACGCAAAAGAAACTCAAACCTGAAGAACAGGCTAAAGTTAAGGCCCAGCTCGCCCAGGAGGCCAAGATTCGCGAAGAGGTGCTCTACGAGGTTAAgagaattgagagaggtGCAGGAATCATCCAGGGTCTCGCAACCGGTCCTGCTACTGATGTAGAAGGCTGGATCAACCCTGCTGTGAGCTCTTTGCTTGGTCTCATGGAGGCTAACGCAGGCATGTTCGTCGGTGATGTCGTGTCGAAGGCCTACGTTTCATGTGCCGAGAAACTGTCGACTCGTCTGGCGACCCTCCGGCAGTTTGTTGGTGTGGCCACGCTGCGAGCCATCGGGAGAACCTACCTTCCTCCTGAGATGGAGGTAGAACCTCTTGGCG AGCTCATTGCTAGGATTTTGTACCGTGTGCGGTTTGCGTCGGAGCAGCGCCCTCTTGAGGAGGCTTCTCTGGCCTATCTTCTTCCTTTAGTTTTCCAGATCCTCAACCGAAACGGTATcgaagagaaggaggagggtgAAGGAGAACAGGTCCTGCTCGCTCTTGAAGTCTTGTCTTTCCACTCAAGCTCAT TTTCCGACAACCGCCTTCCCCGTGTCGAGGTTTTGAAGCACCTCATCTCGGCAATGCAGAGATACTCTCAACATTAcaagttgatcaaggatacTCTGTTCGACCTCTGCCGATGCATCTCGGCAAACATTGGACAGGAGGAGCTTCAGGCTCTTCTGGAAGGCGCCATTGTCTCGGATGTCTCTGTCAGAACATCAGTTCTGCAAGCTATCAATGCTGAAATCGATTTGACGGATCTTGATTTCTCTGAGCATATCTGGCTTGCCTGCCATGATCATGTTGAGGAGAACGTCGACGTTGCGGAAACGATCTGGGAAGAGAACGCCCTGGAGGTCGACGACTCTTCGTACGGCAAGCTCATTCCATACCTGGCTTCTAAGGACTCGCAGCTTCGTGGTGCGGCTGCCCGCGGATTGGCACACGCAATCGAGCTCGACCCGTCAAAGTTTGCTGGTATTCTATCAGAGTTACAGGCCAAGTACGAAGATGAAACTAGGCCAAAGGAACCCGAAAAAGACAAGTACGGAATGCCGAAGAAGATGGACACGACAGACATCTGGGAGTTCCGAAGTGGTATTGCCCTTGCCTTCGGTGCCATGACAAACGGTTTCGAGGGCGACCAGATCGTGTCATTCTTGCGCTTCCTCATTGAGAGAGGGCCTCTTATCGACCGAAGCTCTACTGTACGTGATCAAATGGCCGAAAGTGGTAGATCTGTCATTGCTTTGCGTGGTCAGCAGAAGGTCGAGGAGCTTATGCAGCTCTTGGAAACTACACTCGAAACATCGGACAAGGCGACCCAGCAATCTGATTTGCTTAACGAAGCAGTGGTTGTCCTCTATGGATCTCTGGCCCGCCATCTCAAGGCCGAAGACCCACGTCTGCAGACCGTCCTCAAGAAACTTCTTGCCACCCTACCCACTCCTGCCGAAAGCGTGCAATCCGCAGTCGCCAACTGTTTACCGCCGTTGATTAGACTGTCCGCCTCTGAGACCTCCGGCTATGTCCAGGAAATGCTTGACCAGCTTATTCAAACAAAGAACTACGCTACCCAGCGTGGTGCGGCGTACGGTCTGGCTGCTATCGTCAGCGGAAGAGGTATCTCGACGCTGCGCGAATTCCAGATCATGAGCCACCTCAAGGAAGCAACtgaaaacaagaaagaaccgCACCAGAGACAGGGTGCTGTTTTGGCTTACGAGCTTTTCGCCACGATTCTTGGACGCACCTTCGAGCCATACGTTATCCAGATCGTTCCCCAGCTTCTTACCCTCTTCGGTGACATGAGCATTGACGTCCGTGAGGCCTGCCTTGACGCAGCAAAGGCTTGCTTCGCCAACCTCAGTTCTTACGGTGTGAAGAAGATTCTTCCCACCTTGCTTGATGGTCTCGACGATACACAATGGCGTAGTCAGAAAGGAGCTTGTGAATTGCTTGGTGCCATGGCCTACCTTGATCCCCAGCAACTTGCAACCAGCTTGCCTGAGATCATTCCTCCTCTCACGGTTGTGCTCAACGACACCCACAAGGAAGTGCGCAACGCTGCAAACCGCAGTCTTCAGCGATTCGGTGAGGTTATCAGCAACCCCGAGATTAAGAGCTTGGTGAACGTCCTTCTGAAGGCCCTGAGCGACCCGACCAAGCACACAGACGAGGCTTTGGATTCTCTTATCAAGGTGTCCTTCGTTCACTACCTCGATGCTCCCTCTTTGGCTCTTGTTGTCCGTATTCTTGAGCGTGGTCTTGGTGACAGATCCGCAACCAAGCGGAAGTCTGCCCAGATTATTGGTAGTTTGGCTCACCTTACTGAGCGCAAAGATCTTATCACGCACCTGCCGATCATCGTCTCTGGTTTGCAGCTGGCAATCGTTGACCCTGTGCCTACAACTCGTGCTACTGGTTCTAAGGCTCTTGGTTCACTTATCGAAAAGCTTGGAGAGGATGCTCTTCCTGATCTCATTCCCAACCTTATGGCTACACTCAAGTCCGACACTGGCGCAGGCGACAGATTTGGATCTGCTCAGGCGCTGTCGGAGGTTCTTGCAGGCTTGGGTACGACGAGACTCGAGGAGACTCTGCCAACTATCTTGCAGAACGTGTCCAGCTCCAAGGCTACTGTTCGTGAAGGCTTCATgactctcttcatcttcctgcCTGCCTGCTTTGGTAACAGCTTTGCCACCTATCTCAACAAGATCATTCCCCCAATCCTTTCTGGTTTGGCTGATGATGTTGATTCGATCCGTGACACCTCTCTTCGGGCTGGTCGGTTACTGGTCAAGAACTTCTCTTCTAAGGCTATTGACTTGCTTCTGCCAGAGCTTGAGCGCGGTCTTGCTGATGACAGCTACCGTATCAGATTGAGCTCCGTCGAGCTGGTTGGAGACCTTCTGTTCAGTATCACCGGTATCTCGGGCAAGGCCGAggccgaagaagaggaagaggaagcgaCCCAGGCCGGACAGTCTCTGCTTGAGGTCCTGGGAGCCGAGAGAAGAGACAAGGTTCTGTCTGCCCTGTTCATCTGCCGCTGCGATACTTCTGGTCTCGTCAAGAGTGCAGCGATGGCCGTCTGGAAGGCGCTTGTTGCGTCGCCCAAGACTCTCAAGGACATGGTCCCCGCTCTGTCCCAGCTCATCATCCGTCGCCTCGGTTCGTCGAACATGGAGCACAAGGTTATTGCAAGCAACGCCCTTGGAGACCTTATCAAGAAGGCTGGAGAATCAGTTCTGGCTACCTTGCTGCCTTCCCTCGAGGAGGGTCTGCGTACCTCGCCAGATGTGGACGTCAAGCAGGGTATCTGTATCGCTCTGCGCGAGCTCATTACTTCTGCTTCCGTTGATGCCCTTGAGGATTACGAGAAGGTTCTCATTTCCACCGTTAGAGTGGCGCTGGTTGACAACGATGAGGACGTTCGTGAGGCTGCCGCTGAAGCATTTGACGCTCTTCAGCAGATTCTGGGCAAGAAGGCTGTCGACCAAGTTCTGCCTTACCTGCTGCACCTCCTGAGAAACGACGAGGATGCCGAGCAAGCTCTTTCTGCACTCCTGACGCTGCTCACCGAACAGACTCGTGCCAACATCATCCTGCCTAACCTCATCCCGACTCTGCTCACTCCTCCTATTTCTGCGTTCAATGCCAGGGCCATTGCTTCTCTGGCCCAGGTGGCATCCTCTGCCATGACTCGCAGACTGCCAACTATCTTGAACTCTTTGATGGATGGCATGATCTCTACCGAGGACGACGAGCACCGTCAAGAGTTGTCCAATGCCTTTGATACCGTTCTTGTCTCCGTTGATGAGTATGATGGTCTCAATGTCATGATGAACGTTATGATTTCTCTCTTGAAGCACGACGACCACAAGCGCCGGGCCAACGCAGCACTGCATCTCGACAAGTTCTTCTCGGACGCTTCTCTCGACTATTCCAGATACCACCAGGACCTTATCCGCGTTCTGCTCATCTCGTTCGGCGACTCCGACGCGGATGTCGTCAAGGCTGCATGGACTGCTCTCAGCGGCCTCACCAAGCACATGCGCAAGGAGGAAATGGAAGTGTTGGCCATTCCTACCCGCCAGATCGTGCGACAAGTCGGTGTCCCTGGGTCAGACCTGCCGGGTTTCAGCTTGCCAAAGGGTATCACTGCTATCCTTCCAATCTTCTTGCAAGGTCTTCTCAACGGTACCGTGGACCAGCGTACCCAGGCTGCTCTTGGTATTGGCGACATTATCGATCGTACGAACGCCAATGCTCTGAAGGCGTTCGTCACCCAGATAACCGGTCCTTTGATTCGTGTCGTATCCGAGCGTTCGGTCGACATCAAATGCGCCATCTTCTTTACCCTCAACAAGCTCTTGGAAAAGATCCCGCTTGCTGTTAAGCCGTTCCTGCCGCAGCTCCAGCGTACCTTTGCTCGTGGTCTTGCAGACACTACCAGCGAGACTCTGCGTAACAGAGCCGCCAAGGGTCTTGGTATCTTGATTACCTTGACTCCTAGGGTGGACCCTCTTATTGCAGAACTCATTACTGGTTCGAAGACGCCCGATGTGGGCGTGAAAAATGCCATGATGAAGGCCCTTCAAGAGGTTGTTGGCAAGGCCGGCTCCAACATGAGCGAAGCCTCCAAGAATGCTATCCTTGGACTTATCGATGCCGACACCAGCGATCAGACCG ACTCCGTGGCCATCACAAACGCCAAGCTGCTTGGTGCTCTCGTCAAAGTTCTTCCTGCTGCCACCGCTGGGCCGCTCATCAA GAACCGTGTCCTTGTGCCGCAGCCATCTCATGCATCTGTCCTTGGACTCAATGCGCTGCTTGTTGAGTCGCCATCATCTCTGATTGAGAACTTCGGAGCTGAGACACAAGCTGCTATTTGCCAGGGCTTGTCGCACCAGGAC ACCTTCATCGCCGACAACAGTGTCCTTGCTCTCGGTAAATACCTGCTGGTTGAGGATGAGCACCGCAGCTTCGAAGCCAACAAGACAGTCTTCGAGGCCTTGGCATCGTGCATTAAACCGGGTATCCCCTCTGATACCCGCCGATTGGCTCTGGTGGTGATCCGGACTGTCAGCCGACTGCACCCCGAGCTTACCCGGCCCCATCTGGCCCTCCTCGCCCAGCCAATCTTCGCCTGCGTCCGTGACCTCGTCATCCCCGTCAAGCTCGCAGCCGAAGCAGCcttcctctccatcttctccgtGGAGGAGTCCGAAAGCGCCGTCTTTGACAAGTACATGGCTGGCGCTGGTGCGGAGCTCCCGCCGGGACCCAAGCGGAGTATGTCGGACTACTTCAAGCGTGTTGCACTACGTCTTGCTACGCAGGCTCGGGAGCGTAAGGAGGCTGAGGGTGGACATGGCGGACTGGGTCTGTCGAACGACGAgatggatgatgagaaggaagtGTGGAGTATTGGGAAGGTTGACCTTGGGGAAGCGGCATTCGATGAGTGA